The following proteins come from a genomic window of Diorhabda carinulata isolate Delta chromosome X, icDioCari1.1, whole genome shotgun sequence:
- the LOC130901250 gene encoding sedoheptulokinase-like isoform X3 produces the protein MVKYILGIDIGTTSVKVCIVNKETHDVEAQNIKDTQSNIPSDTGPGGNKQDVSKIVYAINLCVSKLPKHLLQEVCEIGICGQMHGVLFWKNDSEKRAWEIIEKDTSVRYDVSLDRVSALYTWQDNRCDPSFLSTLPVPESHLNVSTGFGVATIFWMTKNKPEKLRRFNHSGTIADFAVAMLCNLDRPVMSCQNAASWGYFNCRTSEWNIDILKNANFPVELLPEVKASGKIAGYLAGNWHSVPKGTPVGVGLGDLQCSVLSTLETLEDAVLNISTSAQISFVVDSYVPNNGPPEVLPLYYWPYFGQQYVAVAASLNGGNSLATFVKMLQQWVMELGFNVPQSKVWEKLLAISIEDSAVSDLEIRPTCLGERYNPDLAASVSNIHVGNLGLAQVFRALCRGLMENLHSMIPREVLQSAKITRIVGNGSGLSRNKILQKEVEKLYQLPLVFTKGGDAAKGAALAVHLHSNT, from the exons ATGGTTAAATACATTCTTGGTATTGATATAGGCACCACGTCTGTGAAAGTATGTATTGTTAATAAAGAAACTCACGATGTAGAAGctcaaaatattaaagatacTCAATCTAATATACCAAGTGATACTGGTCCAGGAGGTAATAAACAGgatgtttcaaaaattgtttacgCTATAAATTTGTGTGTGTCCAAGCTGCCCAAACATTTACTTCAAGAG GTATGTGAAATTGGTATATGTGGACAAATGCATGGtgttttgttttggaaaaatgatAGCGAAAAGAGAGCATgggaaattatagaaaaagatACCTCAGTAAGATATGATGTATCTCTCGATAGAGTTTCTGCTTTGTACACGTGGCAAGACAATAGATGTGATCCCTCTTTTCTAAGTACACTTCCTGTTCCTGAATCTCACTTAAATGTTTCTACAGGATTTGGAGTCGCTACGATCTTCTGGATGACTAAAAACaa ACCTGAGAAACTTAGAAGATTCAACCACTCGGGCACAATAGCAGATTTTGCAGTGGCCATGTTGTGCAATTTAGATCGACCAGTTATGTCCTGTCAAAATGCAGCAAGTTGGGGATATTTTAACTGTAGAACGTCAGAATggaatattgatattttgaaaaatgcgaATTTTCCCGTTGAATTACTGCCTGAAGTTAAAGCAAGCGGTAAAATAGCCGGATATTTAGCTGGAAATTGGCATAGTGTACCAAAGGGAACACCAGTTG GAGTTGGTCTCGGTGATCTTCAGTGTTCGGTATTGTCAACATTAGAAACACTGGAAGACGCAGTTCTGAATATATCCACTTCGGCACAAATATCTTTTGTAGTAGATAGCTATGTGCCTAACAATGGTCCTCCAGAAGTACTACCTCTTTACTATTGGCCCTATTTTGGACAACAGTATGTAGCGGTTGCGGCTTCATTGAACGGGGGTAATAGTTTGGCCACGTTTGTGAAAATGTTGCAACAGTGGGTGATGGAGTTAGGATTTAACGTACCTCAAT CGAAAGTTTGGGAAAAATTACTTGCCATTAGTATAGAAGATTCAGCAGTATCAGATCTTGAAATAAGACCAACTTGTCTAGGAGAGAGATATAATCCGGATTTAGCGGCTTCGGTTTCAAATATTCATGTCGGTAATCTTGGATTGGCACAAGTTTTTAGAGCATTATGTCGAGGTCTTATGGAGAATTTACACAG TATGATACCAAGGGAAGTATTGCAGAGTGCGAAAATTACTCGAATAGTTGGCAACGGTTCTGGTTTATCTCGGAATAAGATTCTACAAAAAGAAGTCGAAAAGCTTTATCAATTACCCTTGGTATTTACAAAAGGAGGTGATGCTGCGAAGGGTGCAGCTCTTGCGGTTCATTTGCATTCAAACacctaa
- the LOC130901250 gene encoding sedoheptulokinase-like isoform X2, which translates to MHILSVRVTMVKYILGIDIGTTSVKVCIVNKETHDVEAQNIKDTQSNIPSDTGPGGNKQDVSKIVYAINLCVSKLPKHLLQEVCEIGICGQMHGVLFWKNDSEKRAWEIIEKDTSVRYDVSLDRVSALYTWQDNRCDPSFLSTLPVPESHLNVSTGFGVATIFWMTKNKPEKLRRFNHSGTIADFAVAMLCNLDRPVMSCQNAASWGYFNCRTSEWNIDILKNANFPVELLPEVKASGKIAGYLAGNWHSVPKGTPVGVGLGDLQCSVLSTLETLEDAVLNISTSAQISFVVDSYVPNNGPPEVLPLYYWPYFGQQYVAVAASLNGGNSLATFVKMLQQWVMELGFNVPQSKVWEKLLAISIEDSAVSDLEIRPTCLGERYNPDLAASVSNIHVGNLGLAQVFRALCRGLMENLHSMIPREVLQSAKITRIVGNGSGLSRNKILQKEVEKLYQLPLVFTKGGDAAKGAALAVHLHSNT; encoded by the exons gGTAACTATGGTTAAATACATTCTTGGTATTGATATAGGCACCACGTCTGTGAAAGTATGTATTGTTAATAAAGAAACTCACGATGTAGAAGctcaaaatattaaagatacTCAATCTAATATACCAAGTGATACTGGTCCAGGAGGTAATAAACAGgatgtttcaaaaattgtttacgCTATAAATTTGTGTGTGTCCAAGCTGCCCAAACATTTACTTCAAGAG GTATGTGAAATTGGTATATGTGGACAAATGCATGGtgttttgttttggaaaaatgatAGCGAAAAGAGAGCATgggaaattatagaaaaagatACCTCAGTAAGATATGATGTATCTCTCGATAGAGTTTCTGCTTTGTACACGTGGCAAGACAATAGATGTGATCCCTCTTTTCTAAGTACACTTCCTGTTCCTGAATCTCACTTAAATGTTTCTACAGGATTTGGAGTCGCTACGATCTTCTGGATGACTAAAAACaa ACCTGAGAAACTTAGAAGATTCAACCACTCGGGCACAATAGCAGATTTTGCAGTGGCCATGTTGTGCAATTTAGATCGACCAGTTATGTCCTGTCAAAATGCAGCAAGTTGGGGATATTTTAACTGTAGAACGTCAGAATggaatattgatattttgaaaaatgcgaATTTTCCCGTTGAATTACTGCCTGAAGTTAAAGCAAGCGGTAAAATAGCCGGATATTTAGCTGGAAATTGGCATAGTGTACCAAAGGGAACACCAGTTG GAGTTGGTCTCGGTGATCTTCAGTGTTCGGTATTGTCAACATTAGAAACACTGGAAGACGCAGTTCTGAATATATCCACTTCGGCACAAATATCTTTTGTAGTAGATAGCTATGTGCCTAACAATGGTCCTCCAGAAGTACTACCTCTTTACTATTGGCCCTATTTTGGACAACAGTATGTAGCGGTTGCGGCTTCATTGAACGGGGGTAATAGTTTGGCCACGTTTGTGAAAATGTTGCAACAGTGGGTGATGGAGTTAGGATTTAACGTACCTCAAT CGAAAGTTTGGGAAAAATTACTTGCCATTAGTATAGAAGATTCAGCAGTATCAGATCTTGAAATAAGACCAACTTGTCTAGGAGAGAGATATAATCCGGATTTAGCGGCTTCGGTTTCAAATATTCATGTCGGTAATCTTGGATTGGCACAAGTTTTTAGAGCATTATGTCGAGGTCTTATGGAGAATTTACACAG TATGATACCAAGGGAAGTATTGCAGAGTGCGAAAATTACTCGAATAGTTGGCAACGGTTCTGGTTTATCTCGGAATAAGATTCTACAAAAAGAAGTCGAAAAGCTTTATCAATTACCCTTGGTATTTACAAAAGGAGGTGATGCTGCGAAGGGTGCAGCTCTTGCGGTTCATTTGCATTCAAACacctaa
- the LOC130901250 gene encoding sedoheptulokinase-like isoform X1, giving the protein MCQSLPTVCAQKRVTMVKYILGIDIGTTSVKVCIVNKETHDVEAQNIKDTQSNIPSDTGPGGNKQDVSKIVYAINLCVSKLPKHLLQEVCEIGICGQMHGVLFWKNDSEKRAWEIIEKDTSVRYDVSLDRVSALYTWQDNRCDPSFLSTLPVPESHLNVSTGFGVATIFWMTKNKPEKLRRFNHSGTIADFAVAMLCNLDRPVMSCQNAASWGYFNCRTSEWNIDILKNANFPVELLPEVKASGKIAGYLAGNWHSVPKGTPVGVGLGDLQCSVLSTLETLEDAVLNISTSAQISFVVDSYVPNNGPPEVLPLYYWPYFGQQYVAVAASLNGGNSLATFVKMLQQWVMELGFNVPQSKVWEKLLAISIEDSAVSDLEIRPTCLGERYNPDLAASVSNIHVGNLGLAQVFRALCRGLMENLHSMIPREVLQSAKITRIVGNGSGLSRNKILQKEVEKLYQLPLVFTKGGDAAKGAALAVHLHSNT; this is encoded by the exons ATGTGCCAAAGTCTACCAACAGTATGCGCTCAAAAAAG gGTAACTATGGTTAAATACATTCTTGGTATTGATATAGGCACCACGTCTGTGAAAGTATGTATTGTTAATAAAGAAACTCACGATGTAGAAGctcaaaatattaaagatacTCAATCTAATATACCAAGTGATACTGGTCCAGGAGGTAATAAACAGgatgtttcaaaaattgtttacgCTATAAATTTGTGTGTGTCCAAGCTGCCCAAACATTTACTTCAAGAG GTATGTGAAATTGGTATATGTGGACAAATGCATGGtgttttgttttggaaaaatgatAGCGAAAAGAGAGCATgggaaattatagaaaaagatACCTCAGTAAGATATGATGTATCTCTCGATAGAGTTTCTGCTTTGTACACGTGGCAAGACAATAGATGTGATCCCTCTTTTCTAAGTACACTTCCTGTTCCTGAATCTCACTTAAATGTTTCTACAGGATTTGGAGTCGCTACGATCTTCTGGATGACTAAAAACaa ACCTGAGAAACTTAGAAGATTCAACCACTCGGGCACAATAGCAGATTTTGCAGTGGCCATGTTGTGCAATTTAGATCGACCAGTTATGTCCTGTCAAAATGCAGCAAGTTGGGGATATTTTAACTGTAGAACGTCAGAATggaatattgatattttgaaaaatgcgaATTTTCCCGTTGAATTACTGCCTGAAGTTAAAGCAAGCGGTAAAATAGCCGGATATTTAGCTGGAAATTGGCATAGTGTACCAAAGGGAACACCAGTTG GAGTTGGTCTCGGTGATCTTCAGTGTTCGGTATTGTCAACATTAGAAACACTGGAAGACGCAGTTCTGAATATATCCACTTCGGCACAAATATCTTTTGTAGTAGATAGCTATGTGCCTAACAATGGTCCTCCAGAAGTACTACCTCTTTACTATTGGCCCTATTTTGGACAACAGTATGTAGCGGTTGCGGCTTCATTGAACGGGGGTAATAGTTTGGCCACGTTTGTGAAAATGTTGCAACAGTGGGTGATGGAGTTAGGATTTAACGTACCTCAAT CGAAAGTTTGGGAAAAATTACTTGCCATTAGTATAGAAGATTCAGCAGTATCAGATCTTGAAATAAGACCAACTTGTCTAGGAGAGAGATATAATCCGGATTTAGCGGCTTCGGTTTCAAATATTCATGTCGGTAATCTTGGATTGGCACAAGTTTTTAGAGCATTATGTCGAGGTCTTATGGAGAATTTACACAG TATGATACCAAGGGAAGTATTGCAGAGTGCGAAAATTACTCGAATAGTTGGCAACGGTTCTGGTTTATCTCGGAATAAGATTCTACAAAAAGAAGTCGAAAAGCTTTATCAATTACCCTTGGTATTTACAAAAGGAGGTGATGCTGCGAAGGGTGCAGCTCTTGCGGTTCATTTGCATTCAAACacctaa